A window of Cytobacillus sp. FSL H8-0458 genomic DNA:
TTTCCTTTTTCAAGCTGGTATGTGAAGATGGCCGCCACACCCAGCACTTCACAGCCTGCTTCTCTTAAAGCCTTGACAGCAGTAATCGCACTTCCACCTGTTGAGATCAGGTCTTCTACAACAACAACCTTCTGGCCTTTATTTGCTTGACCTTCAATTTGCTTTCCTTTTCCATGGCCCTTTGCCTTGGAACGAACATAGCACATTGGCAGTTCCATAATGTCACTGACCCAGGCTGCATGAGGAATGCCCGCTGTGGCAGTCCCAGCAATTAGTTCTGCTTCAGGAAATTTATCCAGAATTATAGTTTGAAGACCGGCAGCAATTTCTTTTCTGACTTCAGGATAAGACAGTGTCAGACGGTTATCACAATAGATTGGGGCACGCAGTCCTGAAGACCAAGTAAAGGGATCGTTTGGGTTTAATGCTACAGCCTTAATATCCAGTAATTTTTCTGCTATTTTATGCTTCATTCAGAACACCCTCCCAGGATTGTTTGCATTGAATATACTTTTCGAAAGGATTTTCTGCTCTGGTAATCGACCGTCCCACCACAATGGCAGAAGCTCCTTCTTTTCTTGCGAATTCAGGTGTGGCTACTCTCTTCTGATCTCCATGATCGTCTGATGACAGGCGTATTCCTGGTGTTACAGTCAAAAAGGCAGAGCCTATTTTTGAACCTATCGCCCTTGCCTCAAAGCTTGAACATACTACACCATCAAGTCCGGCTTCTTTGGCGAGTTTTGCATAATGAAGAACAGATTCGTTTAATGAAACAGGAATTAATTGCTCTGAATTCATTTGCTGTTCTAATGTGCTTGTCAGCTGTGTCACTGCAATACAAGATGGCCTTTTCCCAGTGCTGCCTGCTTCAAGTCCTTCACATGCTGCTTCCATCATGGTTTTTCCTCCTGCGGCATGCACATTAACCATATCGCAGCCAAGCCCCGCAAGTCGCTTCATGGCACTTTTAACTGTATTCGGAATATCATGAAGCTTGAGATCAAGGAAAATATCGTGCCCCTGTTCCTTTAAATCGGAAACAATGGAAGGTCCCTCCTGGTAAAATAACTCCATGCCGACCTTAAGAAATAATTTTTCATTTTCAAAGTTTTGCAGAAAATGATTAACTTCCTGTTTTCCTGGAAAATCAAGAGCAATAATGAGC
This region includes:
- the pyrE gene encoding orotate phosphoribosyltransferase, encoding MKHKIAEKLLDIKAVALNPNDPFTWSSGLRAPIYCDNRLTLSYPEVRKEIAAGLQTIILDKFPEAELIAGTATAGIPHAAWVSDIMELPMCYVRSKAKGHGKGKQIEGQANKGQKVVVVEDLISTGGSAITAVKALREAGCEVLGVAAIFTYQLEKGKQMLAEEKIEAYTLTDIEAMTEAAVEKSFIKEEDMKKLVEWRKDPAEWGKVSQV
- the pyrF gene encoding orotidine-5'-phosphate decarboxylase; the encoded protein is MKKPLIIALDFPGKQEVNHFLQNFENEKLFLKVGMELFYQEGPSIVSDLKEQGHDIFLDLKLHDIPNTVKSAMKRLAGLGCDMVNVHAAGGKTMMEAACEGLEAGSTGKRPSCIAVTQLTSTLEQQMNSEQLIPVSLNESVLHYAKLAKEAGLDGVVCSSFEARAIGSKIGSAFLTVTPGIRLSSDDHGDQKRVATPEFARKEGASAIVVGRSITRAENPFEKYIQCKQSWEGVLNEA